One window of Chryseobacterium sp. JJR-5R genomic DNA carries:
- a CDS encoding T9SS type B sorting domain-containing protein, producing the protein MKKQFYFIILFTLTFIKLSAQRDTEHWFAPFSASNLSSTAKQALYLSTDSVTPFTVTIYNNGAVLGTSTISKGSPQVYDINASDMISSTVGELFTVGTKGLYLKGTKPFFATFRFVVPAHGEILTSKGKAGIGKKFYAVVAPITNSSSGMNFTTGILATEDNTTVTVSGYSPAVVFSNGVNGTASPTLTMTLNKGKSYIIEGRGNQSGNQSGFIGAKIISDKPVSVTNGNFLGEYNIGTGLTGGDIIMDQSVPTDRLGKEFVIVKGFGNIAAKTEDVLVVATEDNTGIFVNDNPVAVATINEGQHYRVNEPNNTNYIDQGSGHYNMYVRTTKNAYVYQLLAGTATSSATVGFNYIPPLNCLLPRKIDEIGMIEMLPQAANNIKLNILTEKGASVTVNGVTPTAAQGPYNVTGTMDWESYSLTGVTGNVTIISNKAVTAGIAGGSGVVGYGGYFAGFSSVPAISKTGECIPGAVLETGDSFESYQWFLGNSPIMGANTYTYTPMQAGNYTVKVGMGGCFATTPVFLVESCYEQITKSLIICDSQKTIIPKFTNYANIPVILGTVQIDTPPTKGTATVDPATGIITYTANSGFSGNDLMVYHFCANPATGVGCEQVTMTLIVAPNPVVKNVSIRSCYIEGRPTMAMFNLETSGFTTQPGLTKKYYATLADLSSGINEINPIDYIASNTKVYVKVINSNGCFSIAEITLNVIPPVQSAVLSDKIICIENKATLDAGPGFDGYQWSTGATTQTISAGVGTYWVSLKTGECFTRQNVKVIPAVQPVISNLEIKNNTITVSVIGGTPPYKYSLDGIKWQDSNFFENLPRGENSIYVKDFYNCEPIDVTVTVPNLLNAITPNGDNKNDYIDYSELAYKKNLIFNIYDRYGNKVHQAHQFNAYKWDGTMYGKKIPTATYWYEITWTEPNKAQTQVKYSGWILVKNME; encoded by the coding sequence ATGAAAAAGCAGTTCTATTTTATTATTCTATTCACGCTTACGTTTATTAAACTTTCAGCCCAAAGAGATACAGAACATTGGTTTGCTCCTTTTTCAGCTTCCAATTTATCTTCTACGGCAAAGCAGGCACTGTACCTTTCTACGGATTCAGTAACTCCTTTTACCGTTACCATTTACAATAACGGAGCCGTTCTGGGAACATCAACCATCAGTAAAGGCAGTCCGCAGGTATACGACATCAATGCTTCTGATATGATCAGCTCTACAGTAGGGGAACTTTTTACAGTCGGCACCAAAGGGCTCTATCTTAAAGGCACCAAACCTTTCTTTGCAACCTTCAGGTTTGTGGTTCCTGCGCATGGTGAAATCTTAACATCCAAAGGAAAAGCAGGGATCGGAAAGAAATTTTATGCCGTTGTGGCACCGATTACAAACTCCAGCTCAGGGATGAATTTCACAACCGGAATTCTGGCTACGGAAGACAATACCACCGTTACGGTTTCAGGATATTCCCCTGCTGTGGTGTTTAGCAACGGCGTTAACGGTACGGCTTCTCCTACTTTAACCATGACTCTCAACAAGGGGAAATCCTACATCATTGAGGGAAGAGGGAACCAATCCGGCAACCAGTCCGGTTTTATCGGGGCTAAAATAATTTCAGACAAGCCGGTCTCCGTAACCAACGGGAACTTCCTGGGTGAATACAACATCGGTACCGGATTAACGGGCGGGGATATCATAATGGACCAGTCTGTTCCTACAGATAGGTTAGGAAAAGAATTCGTTATTGTAAAAGGATTCGGTAATATCGCCGCTAAAACAGAAGATGTATTGGTGGTTGCAACGGAAGACAATACCGGAATATTTGTTAACGATAACCCTGTTGCTGTTGCTACTATTAATGAAGGGCAGCATTACCGGGTAAATGAGCCCAATAATACCAACTACATAGACCAGGGAAGCGGCCATTACAATATGTACGTAAGAACTACGAAAAATGCTTACGTTTATCAGCTTCTTGCCGGTACTGCCACTTCCAGCGCAACGGTCGGGTTTAATTATATTCCTCCGCTAAACTGCCTGCTGCCCAGAAAAATTGACGAGATCGGGATGATAGAAATGCTTCCCCAGGCTGCCAATAACATCAAACTTAATATTTTAACGGAAAAAGGAGCATCAGTGACAGTCAATGGTGTGACGCCGACTGCCGCACAGGGACCTTATAATGTAACGGGAACTATGGATTGGGAGTCTTATTCCCTTACCGGAGTTACCGGAAATGTTACCATTATTTCCAACAAAGCGGTTACGGCAGGGATCGCCGGCGGAAGCGGTGTCGTGGGATACGGAGGTTATTTTGCAGGTTTTTCTTCTGTTCCGGCAATCAGCAAAACGGGAGAATGTATTCCGGGAGCAGTACTGGAAACGGGTGACAGTTTTGAATCTTACCAGTGGTTCCTGGGCAATAGTCCTATTATGGGTGCCAATACCTACACCTACACTCCGATGCAGGCAGGAAATTATACCGTAAAAGTAGGCATGGGGGGATGCTTTGCAACAACACCTGTCTTCTTAGTAGAATCCTGCTATGAACAGATTACAAAAAGCTTGATTATCTGTGATTCCCAGAAAACAATTATTCCGAAATTCACCAATTATGCCAACATTCCGGTTATTTTAGGCACGGTACAGATTGATACGCCGCCTACAAAAGGAACAGCAACTGTAGATCCTGCAACGGGAATCATTACCTACACCGCAAATTCCGGATTTTCAGGCAATGACCTCATGGTGTATCATTTCTGTGCGAATCCTGCTACCGGAGTAGGCTGCGAACAGGTAACGATGACCCTGATTGTGGCTCCAAATCCTGTAGTAAAAAACGTATCCATCAGATCGTGCTATATTGAAGGACGCCCTACCATGGCCATGTTCAATCTTGAAACATCAGGGTTCACAACGCAACCGGGGCTTACCAAGAAATATTATGCTACCCTCGCAGACCTTTCCAGCGGAATCAATGAAATCAACCCGATAGACTATATTGCTTCAAACACAAAAGTATACGTAAAAGTAATCAACTCCAACGGATGTTTCAGCATTGCGGAAATTACGTTAAACGTGATTCCTCCGGTACAGTCTGCTGTCCTGAGTGATAAAATTATCTGTATAGAAAATAAAGCCACGCTGGACGCAGGACCCGGATTTGACGGCTACCAGTGGAGCACCGGGGCAACAACCCAGACCATCAGTGCAGGAGTAGGCACCTATTGGGTCAGCCTTAAAACCGGAGAATGCTTTACCAGGCAGAATGTAAAGGTAATCCCTGCAGTACAGCCCGTAATCTCAAATCTTGAAATTAAAAACAACACCATTACCGTGAGTGTGATCGGGGGAACACCTCCTTACAAATATTCACTGGACGGCATCAAGTGGCAGGATTCAAACTTTTTCGAAAATCTTCCGAGAGGTGAAAACAGTATCTATGTGAAGGACTTTTATAACTGTGAGCCTATCGATGTAACCGTAACCGTTCCGAACCTGCTTAATGCCATTACTCCGAACGGGGACAATAAAAACGATTACATTGACTATTCTGAGCTGGCTTACAAGAAAAACCTGATATTCAATATTTATGACCGGTATGGGAACAAAGTACATCAGGCCCATCAATTCAATGCTTATAAATGGGATGGAACCATGTACGGTAAAAAGATCCCGACTGCCACATACTGGTACGAGATCACATGGACAGAACCCAACAAAGCACAGACCCAGGTAAAATATTCAGGATGGATCCTTGTAAAAAACATGGAATAA
- a CDS encoding T9SS type B sorting domain-containing protein, with translation MKKVLSFLFIFYFFISAFAQLDREHWFAPMVDRTGNPNPNQKLYLSTNRTTPFPVSIYNNNILIATAIISKGNPQKVDILRDYIITTQQTDLFTPITKGLYVKAEFPFYANLRFSVYNHAEIITSKGIPSTGKLFYAANAPITVSNSILNFMASVLATEDNTTVTVSGYKPAVQFSNGTTGTTTPSMTFTLNKGQSYIIDGSGSNTGNSDGFIGAKIVSDKPVNVTNGNFNGQYAGNYPSSSDILMDQAVPVERLGNEFALVKGNGSITSNMEGALVVATENNTEVRVNDEVVPIATLNTGQYFMIPGNKYQLQGNSHYNLYIRTSKNAYIYQVLAGDSNATGNEVATGGFNFIPSLNCYLPKQINELGLINENFVYSGGNPSGILNIPTKLNLITERGAVVTVNGAVPPAATGPFNMTGTNNWVTYGIPNTTGTITVVSSKAITGGITAGSDAVGYGGFFAGFPTQPVILKSGGDCIPGIILTVDPVIYETYQWYINGTLIPGATGPSITPAQSGYYTCSVTMGSCAPLVTEQFKVLNCTRLTAAAYDVCTTKTIVPAFTASAQTPVPSTVAILTPPTSGTATINAATGIITYNVTSPGTVGTDTFTYTFCANNPDFPDCETVTVTISIQTLTVNNATLNACDTGSGQGIFNLTTANVTGSSPVTVTYYPTLLNAQNETPGTLIATPTVYPATNGTIVYAVVKNNIGCKSIAQITLNVYPFANVINNYTGAFCDDNLDGVVNITLSAITPLVVGNPSYFTGVRYYANITDANAGNANTLPNSWSYTATTTIYIRVDSPDGCPPVIKPLIFTIGAKIPLIKTSHTVTLCDDNLDGIKSIDLTSYISQYTADPLVTATFHPTLADAQNNTAQLSSPVNLTGTQTIYIRFEKPGVCPNIASISITVTIPKHSTVLTDKIICPKTLTTLDAGQGFDSYLWNTGATTPSITNVTAGTYWVDLTSGGCTYRQTVTVTESVLPVISLIEISENTVTIGVSGGTPPYEYSLDGNIWQASNVFMNVPRGNHIIHVRDANRCDEVTRTFVIINLINTITPNMDGYNDAIDYSALMDNDRIEFRIFDRYGSEIFRGSKANRFIWDGKITGRSVNTATYWYFISWTEFGGSTTVKYSSWLLVKNY, from the coding sequence ATGAAAAAAGTTCTATCTTTTTTGTTTATATTTTATTTTTTCATTTCTGCATTTGCACAATTGGACAGGGAGCATTGGTTTGCGCCTATGGTAGACCGCACGGGAAACCCGAATCCCAATCAGAAGCTTTATCTCTCCACCAATCGAACTACTCCTTTTCCTGTAAGCATTTATAACAATAACATCCTGATTGCTACGGCAATAATCAGCAAGGGCAATCCGCAGAAAGTCGATATCCTACGCGATTATATCATCACCACCCAGCAGACTGACCTTTTCACACCGATTACGAAAGGCCTCTACGTAAAAGCCGAATTCCCTTTTTATGCCAACCTCAGATTTTCCGTGTATAACCACGCAGAAATCATAACCTCAAAAGGGATCCCTTCCACCGGGAAGCTTTTCTATGCTGCCAATGCCCCGATTACGGTGAGCAATTCAATCCTGAATTTTATGGCGAGCGTACTGGCAACGGAAGACAATACTACGGTTACCGTATCAGGGTATAAGCCTGCCGTGCAGTTTTCAAACGGTACCACAGGTACTACGACACCTTCAATGACTTTTACTCTAAATAAAGGACAGTCTTATATCATTGACGGCAGCGGGAGCAATACCGGAAATTCCGACGGTTTTATCGGGGCCAAGATCGTCTCCGATAAACCTGTGAATGTCACGAACGGAAATTTTAACGGCCAGTATGCCGGAAACTATCCCAGCAGTTCGGATATTTTAATGGACCAGGCCGTACCCGTAGAAAGATTGGGAAATGAATTCGCCCTGGTAAAAGGGAACGGAAGCATTACTTCAAATATGGAAGGCGCGCTTGTCGTGGCCACTGAAAACAACACGGAAGTCCGGGTTAATGATGAGGTTGTTCCTATTGCTACTTTAAATACCGGACAGTATTTTATGATCCCGGGCAATAAATACCAGCTTCAGGGGAACAGCCATTATAATTTATACATCCGGACCTCCAAAAATGCTTACATTTATCAGGTATTGGCGGGAGATTCCAACGCAACAGGAAATGAAGTGGCCACAGGCGGCTTTAATTTTATTCCTTCGCTGAACTGCTATCTGCCCAAACAGATCAACGAGCTGGGCTTGATCAATGAGAATTTTGTCTACTCCGGAGGGAATCCGTCTGGCATATTAAATATCCCGACAAAGCTTAACCTGATCACGGAAAGAGGAGCAGTAGTTACGGTCAACGGTGCTGTACCACCGGCAGCCACCGGCCCTTTTAACATGACCGGAACCAATAACTGGGTAACCTACGGAATCCCAAACACAACAGGAACCATTACGGTGGTTTCTTCCAAAGCGATTACCGGAGGAATTACGGCAGGAAGCGATGCGGTGGGCTACGGCGGTTTTTTTGCAGGTTTTCCTACCCAGCCTGTGATCCTGAAATCCGGAGGCGACTGTATTCCGGGGATTATTCTTACCGTAGACCCGGTTATTTATGAGACCTATCAGTGGTACATCAACGGAACGCTTATTCCGGGTGCCACAGGACCATCCATCACGCCTGCCCAGTCAGGATACTACACCTGTTCAGTAACGATGGGAAGCTGTGCGCCTCTGGTAACCGAACAATTCAAAGTATTGAACTGTACCAGACTGACAGCAGCAGCATATGATGTCTGTACCACAAAGACCATTGTGCCTGCATTTACAGCATCTGCGCAGACACCGGTTCCTTCAACAGTAGCCATCCTTACGCCGCCCACTTCAGGAACAGCAACTATAAATGCTGCAACAGGCATTATCACTTATAACGTAACCAGTCCGGGAACAGTAGGAACCGATACCTTTACCTATACATTCTGCGCGAATAATCCTGATTTCCCTGATTGTGAAACCGTAACGGTAACCATCAGCATTCAAACTTTAACCGTTAACAATGCCACACTGAATGCATGCGATACAGGATCCGGACAGGGAATATTCAATCTGACAACGGCCAACGTCACCGGCAGTTCACCGGTAACCGTTACCTATTATCCTACATTGCTGAATGCCCAGAATGAAACCCCCGGAACATTAATAGCTACCCCTACAGTTTATCCTGCAACTAACGGGACTATTGTCTATGCCGTGGTGAAAAACAATATAGGATGTAAAAGCATTGCACAAATCACGCTTAACGTATATCCTTTTGCAAACGTAATCAATAATTATACGGGGGCTTTCTGTGATGATAATTTAGATGGTGTGGTCAATATAACCTTATCCGCCATTACTCCGCTTGTTGTGGGTAACCCGTCTTATTTCACTGGCGTGAGGTATTATGCAAATATAACGGATGCCAATGCCGGAAATGCGAATACCCTTCCGAACAGCTGGTCTTATACGGCAACAACCACCATTTATATCCGGGTAGATTCTCCGGACGGATGCCCACCTGTCATCAAACCTCTTATATTTACCATCGGGGCTAAAATCCCATTGATCAAGACCAGCCATACTGTTACCCTGTGTGATGACAATTTAGACGGGATTAAATCCATAGACTTAACTTCCTACATCAGCCAGTACACCGCTGACCCTCTGGTTACCGCAACTTTTCATCCTACCCTGGCAGATGCACAGAACAATACCGCCCAGCTGTCAAGCCCGGTAAACTTAACGGGAACCCAGACCATTTACATCCGGTTTGAGAAACCGGGGGTCTGCCCCAATATCGCTTCCATCAGCATTACAGTAACCATCCCTAAGCACTCCACTGTTTTAACAGATAAAATCATCTGTCCGAAAACACTGACGACATTGGATGCAGGGCAGGGATTCGACAGTTATCTTTGGAATACGGGAGCAACCACTCCTTCCATTACAAATGTTACGGCAGGGACTTATTGGGTAGATCTTACTTCGGGAGGATGTACGTACAGGCAGACCGTTACCGTAACTGAATCTGTGCTTCCGGTGATCAGCCTGATTGAAATCAGCGAGAATACGGTGACCATAGGAGTCAGCGGAGGAACGCCCCCTTATGAATATTCTTTGGACGGAAACATCTGGCAGGCTTCAAATGTATTTATGAATGTACCGAGAGGAAACCATATCATTCATGTCCGCGATGCCAACCGGTGCGATGAGGTGACCAGGACTTTTGTTATTATCAATCTTATCAATACCATTACTCCGAATATGGACGGGTATAATGATGCCATAGATTATTCGGCATTAATGGATAACGACCGTATCGAGTTCCGGATTTTCGACAGATACGGTTCGGAAATTTTCAGGGGCAGCAAGGCCAACCGGTTTATCTGGGACGGAAAAATTACCGGAAGGTCGGTAAATACAGCTACGTATTGGTATTTTATCAGCTGGACGGAATTCGGGGGAAGTACAACGGTAAAATATTCAAGCTGGCTTCTGGTAAAGAACTATTAA